The DNA region TTTATTTTTCCCGTTTTGAACAACGTCGACCTCCGGAACCGTTAAAAACACCGCGCTGGGTCATGATGACCTGGCAGGTGCTGGCGGTCGCGGCGCTTATTCTGGGCGCAAATTATATTTACTGGCGCTGGACCGCTTCCCTGAATACCGACGCGCTATGGTATGCCATACCGCTGGTCCTCGCCGAAACCCTGGCCTGGATAGGCACCGTGCTGTTTACCATCAACTTGTGGAAAGAACAGGATCCTCCCCAGAGCCCGCCGCCTGGCGAGATTAACGAATGCCTGGCACCTGACGAGGCCGTAGAGCCCCGTCCCGTTAAGGTGGATCTGTTCATTGCCACCTATTCGGAAGACACCGAGCTGGTCAGGCTGTCCATTCGCGACGCCCTGAAGATGGAATACCCGTTCCCGATTGACTATCGCATCCACGTGCTTGACGACGGCCGCCGCCCGGAGATGAAAGCCGTCTGTGAAGAGGAAGGCGTTAACTATATCAGCCGTCAGACCAACATCGGCTTTAAGGCCGGCAACCTGCGCAACGGCCTTGAGCAAACCGACGGCGATTTTATTGTGATCTGCGACGCCGATACCCGCGTATTTCCCACCCTGCTCAGCCATACGCTGGGCTATTTTCGCGATCCGGATGTCGCCTGGGTGCAGACGCCGCAGTGGTTCTTCGACCTTCCGGAAGGGGAAAATCTGTCGCGCTGGGGGCAGCGAAAAGTCGGAAAAGTGGGCTACGGTCTGGGCTGGCTGATTCAGAAATTTGTCGGACCGGTCACCGTTGGCCGCGACCCGTTTTTTAACGATCCGCGCATGTTCTATGACGTCATCCTGCGGCGGCGCAACTGGGCGAACGCGGCATTCTGCTGCGGCGCGGCGTCCATCCACCGTCGCGAGGCGGTCATGCAGGCCGCGCTCCGCAGCTACGTCTGGTCCGTCGAAGAGGAGATCCATCGCCATACCCGCGACATCCGCGATGACGAAACGCGCGAAGCGCTGCAGGAGGCGATGCGCCCGCACGTGGCGTTTGACACCGAGCTCACCCCCTACAAATTCCACGTCTCCGAAGATATCTACACCTCGGTGCTGCTGCACGGTGACGCCGCCCGGCGCTGGCGCTCGGTCATGCATCCGCGCGTTGAGTCGAAGATGCTCTCGCCGCAGGATATGCTGACCTGGATGATCCAGCGCTTTAAATACGCCGCCGGCTCGCTGGATATTTTGTTCCATGACAATATTTTCAGCCGTCGCCGCTTCAGGCTTTCGCTTCCCCAGACGCTGATGTATGCCACCACCTTCTGGTCCTATATGGCCTGCGTGTGGAACACGGTATTTTTGATCTCGCCCATTATCTATCTGTTCACCGGCATTCCGCCGGTCTCCGCCTGGTCGACGCCGTTCTATCTCCATTTTCTGCCGTTTTTTATCGTCTCGGAACTGGCCTTTATGTTCGGGACCTGGGGGATTTCGGCCTGGGACGGCAGAGCCTCTTACCTCTCCTTCTTTTCCATGAACCTGCGCGCGCTCGATACGGTGCTGCGGGGCGAGCAGATCAAATTTCACGTCACGCCAAAAGAGCGGCAGACGGGCCGTTTTCTCTACCTGGTGAAGCCGCAGATTGCCATCGTGGTGCTCACCCTCGCAGGGCTTATCTGGGGAGGGATTCAGGTAGCGCGCGGTCAGGTGGACGATCCTTCCGGCTACGTCATCAATATTTTCTGGGGTGGGGTGAACATCGCCGCCATGCTTCCCCTGATTTTTGCGGCCATGTGGACGCCCGCTGAAGAGGACGAGGTCACCCCATGAGGATACGTGATGCCCTGCTGCCCGCGCGCAGTTACCTCACCATTTTGCTCGGGTTTCTGCTCGGCTTTGCCGTGGTGGTCTGGGTTGAAAAACAGATGCCCACCCGCGTGGAAAGCAGCGGCGGCATCGCGCTCAGTAAAGACTTCCCGCCGCTGCCCGCGAAGCGCGCGCTGACCTATGACGAAGCCATCTGGGCGCGGGTCGCCTGGCAATACTATGTAAATAATACCCAGCCGAACGGCCTGGCGAACGCCAGCGACGGCGAGCCCTGGCTGAGCCTCTGGAGCGTGGGGAGCTACCTGTTTGCGACCGCTGCCGCAGAGCAGCTCAACATTATTTCCGCCGATGAGTTCGACGAGAGGATCGGCACCGCCCTGTTCACGCTCGGGCAACTGCCGCTCAACGAGCAGGGCCTTCCCGCCGCGTATTACCATGCGGATACCCTGAAGATCCTCGGGAAACCCGACGCCTCGGCAATCGGGCTGAGCCGCCTGCTGACGGCGCTTCAGACCCTGCTATGGCGCTATCCTCAGCACGCGGCGGCTATCCACGATCTGATTAGCCTCTGGAACACCGGCGCGCTGATAGAAAATAACGACCAAAGCCAGGCGGCCGTGCCGCTCCACCACTGGGCGCTGACCGCTGACGAACAGCGGGACAGCTTTGGCTACCGCCTCTACGCCAGCCATACGCTGCGCCTGATTGACAGCGCGGCGGGCCTTGCGGTCACCAATCCGCCGGAAGGGCAAAAGATGATCGATCTGGACGGCGTGATGGTGCCCGATGAAGGGCTACGCACGCCCTGGGGCAAGCAAACCTCCCTCATCAGTCTCCCCTATCTGTTAACCGGCCTTGAGCTGGGCTTTGATGCGCAGAGCGCTGAAATTGCATGGCGAATTATGCAGATCCAGCAGCGGCGCCATAGCCTGCGTACCCCAAAACCGCCGATCAGCACGGATTATGCCGAACCGGCCCCGGATTACGTTACCGATCTGCCGAACAGGCAGCCGGTTCAGTCACGCGCCCTGCGCGACGAGGTGCCGGAGAAGGTGGCGATAGCCTCAACCCGCACCGCGTTTGCCTGGTATGCCCTGTTCCGCAATAGCTGGAGCGAAGCGCTGCGCCAGCAGGTTCTGGCCCTTCAGGTGCCGGGTAAAGGCTGGCAGCGCGGGTTAAATCTTAACAACAGCGTCAACGCCGTCGTGGACGCCGATACCAATGCCATCGTGCTGGAAAGTTTGTCTTACATCGCGCACGGTCAGATGCTTTGTCTGGCCTGCCTCTACACTTCCCCCTCAGCAGGAGCAACGCCATGAAGCCACGATCCCCGATCCTTTTTCACCTGCTCACGGGACTAACGATCTGCTGGCTGGCACTCTCGACCGCGCGTGCGGACACAGAGCTTCCTGCATCGGGTTACTCCCCGCGCAGCGGCGAGCTGACGGCCCGAGAGATGACCATCGCGAAAAACGCCTGGCAGTATTTCGTCGCCAACTATCAGCCCACGACGGGCCTGGTGAATGCGGTCAATAAATATCCCTCCACCACCATGTGGGACAGTGCCTCCTATCTGGCCGCCCTGACGGCGGCGCGCGAGCTGGGGATCATTGATAAAGCGGAATTCGATCGCCGGATGCTGAAATTTCTCGCCACGTTAAACACCCTGGTACTGTTCCGCAACGAGCTGCCCAACAAGGCCTATAACACCATCAGCGGCCAGAAGGTGGACTACACCAACAAGCCCGGCGAAATTGGCTTCTCGGCGCTGGACATCGGGAGGATGCTGGTCTGGCTGAAAATCATCAAAGAGCGCTATCCGGAGTATGGCAACAGCGTGGATAACGTGGTGCTCGGCTGGGATTTCAGCCATGCGATCGACCCCTGCGGCACGCTCTACGGGGCCTATCTGGAGAACGGCCAGCCGAAGTATGTTCAAGAAGGCCGTCTGGGCTATGAAGAGTATGGCGCGGCGGGCTACCAGCTGTGGGGGTTTAATACCTGTAAGGCCAGCCGCCCGCAGCCTTACGAGCTGGCCGAGATCTACTGCGTGCTGGTCCCGTACGATTCGCGCGACCCACGCGACACCTCTCAGCATAACTACGTGGTGACGGAATCTTACCTGCTCTACGGGCTGGAGTTCGGCTTTGATAAGCCGACCGACCGGGACAACGCCCCGCGCGACTACTCCCTGACGTGGATGAAAAACTTTGCCGACCGCGTTTATCAGGCGCAGGAGAACCGCTATACCATTACCGGTGTTCTCACCGCGCGCTCCGAGCACCAGCTCGATAAAGCCCCGTACTTCGTCTATGACACCGTCTTCAGCGACGGATACAACTGGAACACCATTACCGATAAGGGCCAGTTTGTTCCTAACGCTGCCGCGATATCGCTGAAGGCGGCGCTGGGCATGTGGGTGCTGTGGAACTCCCCTTATACCGACCGCCTGCTGAACACCATTGAGAATGCTAACGAAGAGGGAAAAGGCTACTACGAAGGGCTGTATGAAAACGGTGACGGCCCGATCAAAGAGTTCACGGCGAACAATAACGGCATCATGCTGGAGGCCCTGCTGTTCAAAAAAGAGGGAAAACTGCTGGCCTTCAACACCGACAACCCGAAGAGCAAGGATTTTGCCCCGTCTTTGTGGGATCAAAAGCTGCTCGATCAGTTTGAAGAGAACAACGCCCAGCGCAACCGCCCGTTCCTGAGCAGCACGCCGTCGGTAAAAAGCTGGTGCGACCGAACCGGCGTCACGCAGCGCACCCAACCCGCCTGTCAGGCCTGTCAGTGCGCGTCATGCAGCGCGGACGAGCCCGTTAAACTGCCTCCGGTGACCGCGCAATGCTTAAAACCATAGCCAGAGGGCTCGCGGGATTACTCCTCGCAGGCGCGATCGTCTTTGCTCTGTTTGGCCATCAGGGTGCGGGCTGGCGCTGGCTCATCAACGGCGGCTGGCATTCCAGCGCGCGTATCTCAGCCCTGACGCCGGAAGAGCAGGCGTGGGCGGCAACCGCCTGGCGCTATTTCGCCAATAATACCCAGCCGCAAA from Enterobacter chengduensis includes:
- a CDS encoding DUF3131 domain-containing protein → MRIRDALLPARSYLTILLGFLLGFAVVVWVEKQMPTRVESSGGIALSKDFPPLPAKRALTYDEAIWARVAWQYYVNNTQPNGLANASDGEPWLSLWSVGSYLFATAAAEQLNIISADEFDERIGTALFTLGQLPLNEQGLPAAYYHADTLKILGKPDASAIGLSRLLTALQTLLWRYPQHAAAIHDLISLWNTGALIENNDQSQAAVPLHHWALTADEQRDSFGYRLYASHTLRLIDSAAGLAVTNPPEGQKMIDLDGVMVPDEGLRTPWGKQTSLISLPYLLTGLELGFDAQSAEIAWRIMQIQQRRHSLRTPKPPISTDYAEPAPDYVTDLPNRQPVQSRALRDEVPEKVAIASTRTAFAWYALFRNSWSEALRQQVLALQVPGKGWQRGLNLNNSVNAVVDADTNAIVLESLSYIAHGQMLCLACLYTSPSAGATP
- a CDS encoding DUF3131 domain-containing protein, translated to MKPRSPILFHLLTGLTICWLALSTARADTELPASGYSPRSGELTAREMTIAKNAWQYFVANYQPTTGLVNAVNKYPSTTMWDSASYLAALTAARELGIIDKAEFDRRMLKFLATLNTLVLFRNELPNKAYNTISGQKVDYTNKPGEIGFSALDIGRMLVWLKIIKERYPEYGNSVDNVVLGWDFSHAIDPCGTLYGAYLENGQPKYVQEGRLGYEEYGAAGYQLWGFNTCKASRPQPYELAEIYCVLVPYDSRDPRDTSQHNYVVTESYLLYGLEFGFDKPTDRDNAPRDYSLTWMKNFADRVYQAQENRYTITGVLTARSEHQLDKAPYFVYDTVFSDGYNWNTITDKGQFVPNAAAISLKAALGMWVLWNSPYTDRLLNTIENANEEGKGYYEGLYENGDGPIKEFTANNNGIMLEALLFKKEGKLLAFNTDNPKSKDFAPSLWDQKLLDQFEENNAQRNRPFLSSTPSVKSWCDRTGVTQRTQPACQACQCASCSADEPVKLPPVTAQCLKP
- a CDS encoding glycosyltransferase family 2 protein; its protein translation is MDFYFSRFEQRRPPEPLKTPRWVMMTWQVLAVAALILGANYIYWRWTASLNTDALWYAIPLVLAETLAWIGTVLFTINLWKEQDPPQSPPPGEINECLAPDEAVEPRPVKVDLFIATYSEDTELVRLSIRDALKMEYPFPIDYRIHVLDDGRRPEMKAVCEEEGVNYISRQTNIGFKAGNLRNGLEQTDGDFIVICDADTRVFPTLLSHTLGYFRDPDVAWVQTPQWFFDLPEGENLSRWGQRKVGKVGYGLGWLIQKFVGPVTVGRDPFFNDPRMFYDVILRRRNWANAAFCCGAASIHRREAVMQAALRSYVWSVEEEIHRHTRDIRDDETREALQEAMRPHVAFDTELTPYKFHVSEDIYTSVLLHGDAARRWRSVMHPRVESKMLSPQDMLTWMIQRFKYAAGSLDILFHDNIFSRRRFRLSLPQTLMYATTFWSYMACVWNTVFLISPIIYLFTGIPPVSAWSTPFYLHFLPFFIVSELAFMFGTWGISAWDGRASYLSFFSMNLRALDTVLRGEQIKFHVTPKERQTGRFLYLVKPQIAIVVLTLAGLIWGGIQVARGQVDDPSGYVINIFWGGVNIAAMLPLIFAAMWTPAEEDEVTP